The following are encoded together in the Lathyrus oleraceus cultivar Zhongwan6 chromosome 3, CAAS_Psat_ZW6_1.0, whole genome shotgun sequence genome:
- the LOC127132432 gene encoding wall-associated receptor kinase-like 20, with the protein MVILILFLLITSLGSVINASPLTACPYCGGFEVPYPLSTNDNCGDKRYKIYCNNHTLKFLSPTGTFYNILKIDQNANKLIIKPPTIHKNTCYSSDLFNGGLVLDENLPFNISTLNTVMLLNCSSNILQSPLNCSSNSICRQFEEKVEEGKACMNTLCCHYLKDSAMNSHKIRLRVGSCTAYTCLVNFKPGDPFETWSYGIELQWVSPY; encoded by the coding sequence ATGGTAATCCTTATACTCTTTCTACTAATCACTTCTCTTGGTTCAGTAATCAATGCATCTCCCTTAACTGCTTGTCCATACTGTGGTGGCTTTGAAGTTCCATATCCACTCAGCACTAATGATAACTGTGGTGACAAAAGGTACAAAATTTACTGCAATAATCACACCTTAAAATTCTTGTCACCAACAGGAACATTCTATAATATCCTTAAAATTGACCAAAATGCTAACAAGCTTATAATCAAACCACCTACCATACATAAAAACACTTGTTATTCTTCTGATCTCTTTAATGGAGGCTTAGTCCTTGATGAAAACTTACCCTTCAATATTTCTACACTCAACACTGTCATGCTCCTAAACTGCTCTAGTAATATCCTTCAATCTCCTCTTAACTGTTCATCAAACAGCATCTGTAGACAGTTTGAGGAAAAAGTAGAAGAAGGAAAAGCGTGTATGAACACCCTTTGTTGTCATTACTTGAAAGATTCAGCCATGAATTCTCATAAGATCAGGCTCAGAGTTGGAAGCTGTACTGCTTATACTTGTTTGGTGAATTTCAAACCTGGTGACCCTTTTGAAACATGGAGTTATGGGATTGAGTTGCAATGGGTGTCTCCTTATTAA